In Deltaproteobacteria bacterium, one DNA window encodes the following:
- a CDS encoding protein-L-isoaspartate(D-aspartate) O-methyltransferase, with protein sequence MNKNDYHLSRRQMVVGQLEARGIRDKKVLEAMNKVARHLFVEEALQSQSYGDHPLPIGEQQTISQPYIVALMTEALELTGDEKVLEIGTGSGYQAAVLAELSYKVFTIERIRALLTKARKTLEELNYFNVRFRLGDGTLGWKDEAPFEAIIVTAGSPTVPQPLIEQLTTLGRLVIPVGETRGSQSLLKLVKKKDGSLSRSDLGGCRFVDLIGGHGWAEGGGKGFRW encoded by the coding sequence ATGGTCGTGGGGCAGCTCGAGGCCCGGGGTATCAGGGATAAAAAAGTCCTCGAAGCCATGAACAAGGTGGCGCGGCATCTTTTTGTGGAGGAGGCCTTGCAAAGTCAGAGCTATGGAGATCACCCCCTGCCTATCGGTGAACAGCAGACCATTTCACAGCCCTATATCGTGGCCCTCATGACCGAGGCCCTGGAACTCACCGGTGACGAAAAGGTTCTGGAGATCGGGACAGGCTCCGGTTACCAGGCAGCCGTCCTGGCGGAGCTCAGTTATAAGGTTTTTACCATCGAACGAATCCGTGCCTTGCTGACCAAGGCCCGGAAGACTTTAGAAGAGCTGAATTACTTTAACGTCCGCTTTCGACTGGGTGACGGTACACTTGGCTGGAAAGATGAAGCGCCTTTTGAAGCTATCATTGTCACGGCCGGGTCTCCGACTGTGCCTCAGCCTCTGATCGAGCAGCTCACGACTCTGGGCCGTCTAGTCATTCCGGTCGGTGAAACACGCGGCTCTCAATCCCTGCTCAAACTGGTGAAAAAGAAGGACGGCTCGCTCAGCCGCTCTGATCTCGGCGGCTGCCGGTTTGTGGATTTAATTGGAGGTCATGGCTGGGCAGAAGGAGGCGGAAAGGGTTTCAGGTGGTAG